DNA sequence from the Oryza brachyantha chromosome 5, ObraRS2, whole genome shotgun sequence genome:
AGAAACGCGCTAAGTTCTTTGTGGATTTGTTCTCCGGAGAGAGCTCCTCTTCTCCTTAGGCAATGGTCTCTTTTTTATACTGCAAGGGGCTTTCAAAAGTGCTTGAGCCCAAATCctaagggaaaaaagaaagtataCAGTTTAGGACATGTAGTGTTTGTCTAATCTGAGGCGTGTGACGACAACACATGACTTTTTACGTGTAGGCCACATCTCATCGTGACATGAGCGGAGCGATCGACGTCTCTTCCATATTAAATGCCAAAGACCCTCGGTTCCTTCATACCCAAGGTGTGGCGAAGACAATGATGGAGCACCCCGAAAGTGGAGTGTCGTCTCTCCTGTAGAGAGAGAGGCAAAAATCTCTTCTATAATGGCTGACGAGATGGGATCAAATCCCCTGCCAGGAGCAGGCGCATGCTTTTGACATGCTTTTGGTCTGCCATCACGCATGTCAGTCCATCCGGTGACTTATCGTGTCTCTCGCACGCCACATTAATCCGACACCACGTGGGTGACAGAGCGTATTAAATGAGGCGGCAGGGCGCCGCGCAAGGCACCTCTGCGACACGCGTCTCCTGATGCGTAGGGCGAGGGTCGGCCCGAACCCTCTATGGGAGGCAGCTGCCTCTTGGATCCTGGGTCCGACCCCCTCGGGGCAGGCTACGTGGATCCGGGTCCTTTCTGTATGAAAACTTTAGGTCAAAGTTTACACTGTAACACATGGTAATATGTTGGACAACATGTTTCATTTATACGATATACCCCTGGATCCATTACATTGACACCACACATTACCAAACTTCAAAGCAgtattgctaaaaataaaatatttatattgataaataaaggatgaaaaataaagtctttatagaagggagtagctatttttttctttatgctCATCCTCTCAACGAGAAataactattttatattattttttttaaaataatcatctgATCAATCATATTCTTTCACCATTGTTAgctaaaaaacattaaataatcaaccctaaaaaaaacttatcttTTGAACTGGCGCCGCGCAGTACGGTAACAAATGACGATGCAACACCAGATGAGCCCTGGCGCTGGCTGCACTCTCAACGAGGCGAggcgagaagagagagaaaagcagAGAAACGGCTCGTTGCAAACGTcaagctctctctctctctctcaagtctcaactCTCTCACATCACTGCGCGCATCAGCTTCGTCTccatcccctcctctctccctctccctcctccattGCGGTGCGGCGAGCGGGGTGCGTGCGTCACCTTGGCCTCGAACAACCCTCTGGACTCCAGATCCATTCCATCCACCGGTTTTTATCTCGAAGGCCGGTTCCGTGGGGAGCTCGTCCGATCCGTTTCTTGCGGAAAGGAGCCGGCTTTTCGCCGCTCGCGTCGCGGCCTAGGCGCCTCGTGTTCGCCACGATCTTTCTTCATCTATCGTCTCCATCTCATCATCTAGTATGGATTCTTGGTTGCTTTCTTGATCTTGTGTTGGTCTCGGATCAATCAATCGGCTATAACCTTTTCTCTctgtggcggcgccgccgccgccgcgtcaggTTGTTTGTGTTCTTGGGTTCGTTGACTGTGGAGTGGAATAGATCGATCGAGATGGCCGTGGAGaacggggcggcggcggcgctgttcAGCGAGGAGGAGCTACGGGACGTGAGCGGGGTGCGGCTGGGCGATGGCTTCGTGGAGGTGACGTGCGGATGCACCAGCGCGCGCTacggcgacgccgtcggccgcctccgcgtctTCGCCTCCGGCGAGCTCGAGGTCAGCTGCGAGTGCACGCCCGGATGCACCGAAGGTACACGCCGACTCGCTGAATCTTGATCTCTCGTTGATCTCATGGTCCGTTGCTCGACGATCTGCAACCCGATCTAGTCATTTACCAGTGCATGAGAATCCTGAATTCCTGATGCTGCAAGCCTGCAAGCTAGCTGTTCTTGCATGCAATGCCTGGGCTGCCTACTGCCAGTAGCTAGGGCTCCATCCTTTTCTCTGGCTTTGAGATGTCATGCTAGCTGTTCCCATTTTCGCAGCAGGCCTTTCTGTTCCATGCCATGTATGTACTTTCCTCGACTCTTTGCAGAGATCTTGTTCTGTTCATGTCTGTACTTCCGGTTCTGTTCCGGCCCATGTTTTGTTCATCTCATGATGTTCCAAATGTGCTCCATCCATCAAACTTTGCATTCACTCCTCTCTTGTCGTAACAACAGTTAATCAACTTGTGATTGCATGGGATCATGTATTGAACAGCACTTTTGTAGCTCTGAACATGAGAGTTAATTATGAGTTATGACAACAGCATTGCTGCATTGTGTTGCAGATAAGCTGAGCCCCGCGGCGTTCGAGAAGCACTCCGGGAGGGAGACGGCGGGGAAGTGGCAGAACACGGTGTGGGCGGTCGTGAAGGGGGACAAGGTGGCGCTGTCCAAGACCGGCCTGCTCAGGCACTACCACTCCAAGAACAAGAAGCTCAGGTCCAGGTCGGCCAACGGCTCCGGCGGCAACGGGCGCCACCGTGACGAGTTCGTCCGGTGCAGCGGCTGCGGCAAGGAGAGGCGGTTCCGTCTCCGGACCAAGGAGGAGTGCCGCCTCCaccacgacgccgccgcgcgccatgACTGGACCTGCAAAGAtatggacgccgccgccgccggcaggtaacacatacacacactcACACTGCAATCAAATTTGCCCAAATCATCAACTTGAGCTCAAGAACTACACAGGCCACGGCTCGATCGTTTGTGTGATTGAATTGCGATTTCGTTGATCAGGGTGAGGtgcgaggacgaggaggagagggcgaGCAGGAAGGCGTCGAGGGGgtgcgcgcgggcggcggcgtgcaagGGCTGCGTGCGGTGCGTCTGCTTCGGCTGCGAGACCTGCCGCTTCGCCGGCTGCGGGTGCCAGACCTGCGTCGATTTCTACCGGAACcacggcaccaccaccaccaactcctaaaaaagatttaatttGAACTCCTCGTCGTTCATCCGTCCTCccgatgcatgcatatgcatcgaTCTgggattaattattaactggTTGGCTTTAGGTTGGTAGCGAAAGATTAAGAACAGCACTTGATTAATTACCCGATTTTTGCATCACCAAAACGTATTCGATCATGCATGGCAACGTGGGTGGAACGTCGCATGTCGATCACATGCGCCGCAGAGGAGGGTGGGTTTGGACTTGAGGACCTCGGCATTGCTGCCGTCGCTTTTGCACGGTGCAGACGTAGGCTGCGATTTTCCCGAATATCTAGACAACACATTCTTAAAaggtttttttatgtaaaaatttatcattttatcttttctaagtggattttaaattttaaagtattttattttataatttatattattaaataattataaaaaaaaatcaaataatcttttatttttatctagcCAAAACGAACCACGTAGTACGGTAGAGCGGCGTGGTCGTCAGGCACAGTAGCACACAGTGCTCAAGGGCTGCGCAGATCATCCGAATGTGACATCCTTCGTATCTCTTTAAAGATCTCTTTAAAGGATGTAgataacatctaaatataaagtttctctcATGATATAAatgacatataaaaataaaaaatataatagatgtTATGTTAGAGCTCTACTCTacccttcatcctctatttttacaCTTCTATCCCATTGTTTATCCTAAAAGAGATGACATTGACGAATTCTTGGTAGTCggctagctagtagctaccTCGTAGGATCTGGAGTATCCCCTTCCGACGAACAGCGTCCGGCCGCCGAGTTCGAGCTGAGTTCGTGCAGCTCGTTCCATGTTTACAGTTTACACGAGGCCGTGCTCGTCTCGGGTGAGGAGATGGAAGGAAGCTCCGTTGCGTTGTGTGTACTTTGATGCTGAAATAATCTGTTTCAATAGTTTAGTGAAATAATTGCATTGCTTCTTAAAACCTCAAGACTCGCCACAAGGATAATATAACAAAATCCATAGCAGGAACTCTGGCCCAATCATTTCAGCATCAAAGTACATAAAAATCTCGTTCAcccaatatttttcttatgtttatgcttataagtcaaaatttaaatttttaacgttaaatttttgttttttcactaaagtttctttttcagctttagcttttagattgctagaAATAcagatacaaaatttattcataaattattttcgtttgcaTACAATGTTTGGCCCTGGTCAGCAAATCAAGCAGATACTGCATGTTTCAGTGGATTTAGTTCAGGTTAAACTCTAGATCTCCTACTACTGGTATACCAAATCACCTGGGCACGATGGAAACTAACAATGATACAGGGAGCCAGTCAATTGCAAAGTATGGCCATATAACTGAAGACTTCCCTAAAACGGGGTGCATTGTGAAATAGGCAAAAACACAGGGTTGTCCAAAGTGAAATTCGCCGAAAGCAAAACAAACTGAATCTTACATGCAGCTGATCATGCCTCAATTTACGGACAATACACAGGTTCATTCGACGAGTCAGAATTACACTGGGTGAAGaacctccttttcttttacctATCTGCGGTgccggccaccgcctctcCCCCCAGAAGAGTGCCGGCCTCCCCGTTGCTGCAGCCTCCTGCCACGGAAGGACGGCCCTTGATTAGACTGCCCAGAACTGAACTGCATGGGTGGCTGCTCTCCGTCGCCCTGCGTCGGTGCAGGGTGCCCAAATCCTTGGCCACTGGGAAATCCCGAGGGAGgcccctgttgcagtgtggtgccAGCCATGTGCTGCCCAAAGTTACCTTGATTCATAGGCAACTGAGGTGGTGGACCAAATGGAGGATTTATTGGTGGTACACCAAATGCCATTGGGTTAGAAGGCATTCCACCTTGAGACATAAACTGAGGTGGAGGTACAGACATTTGGTTAAGGAAGCCACCAAAATTCTGGTTCTGCAACTGTTGCTGATATTGGCTGGCTCCGATAAGTAGGTTCTGCATGATATTAGCTGCAAAAGCAGCTCCCTCAACCCCCATGTTTGGATGCGGTGTAGGTGGAAGACCGCCTGGCCAGACAACATTAGGCTGCTGTGGTAAGAACTGCTGAGACGGATTGATGAAGCAACCACCCATCTGGTTCGTAAGTTGATTAGCTGAAGGCATAACAGGATGAACTGGGCGTTGTGGAAGCATTGTTGGTGCACTCATAGGTCTATCTTGAGACCACAACGTGCAGGTTGCATCAACCAAAGGAGTATCAGGGCGGTTAAATCGATGTTGCGGCTTGCGACCTGGTGTAGGTCCATCACGGTCCCTAAGTGGCACGTCCTTTCGAAATCCAGCACCCCTAGGTTGCGCTCTCTTCTTATCACCAGAAGTTTTCTTACCCTCGTGCTGCCTATCAGTCTGCCTTTTTGCCAACCGTAATGATCTTTTGTACTCAGCCTCTTTCTCATCATCAGAGAAATCAGGGTCTGATTGCTCCTCATTGTTTTCTCCAGATCCATCATAGCCTTTGGCATACAGTTCCTTCATATTCAGGATGTGGTCCGCAAAGTCCGCAACAAAAGAGACAGCAGTTCCTGCACTGATCTCAGCAGGCACCTCTTCTGCAGAGTTGTACCGTACTAGATAGTATGGGTTTTTTACAGGTCCAAATAATTCATCAACAATACCAAGTGGGGTCCTCCTTTCTGTTATCCAGAGTATAGAACCCTCATTCAGGGGATTGTGTTGCACTGACCCTTCAACAATCACTCTCTCGCCCATGATCTGGAAGCACATGAAACAAGCAAACAGTCAGGATAATAAACTCATAGTATATGATCAATCATGCTAGAATTAAACGATAAGTGCCATCTTTTAAaagaaatcataaatattatgGAAGATTAGTATGCTACTGAAAATGGTACCTGCAGTAGACGTAATATACAAGTATAATCAGCAAAATCCAGACACTTAGAGACCACCATAAATACAGTAGGAACAGATTCCTAATCTGCTATACAAGCTTGCTGCAGCTTTTAGCAcccattaaaataattaaaaaaagaattttcaCTGGATGTTACATGTAAATAACTAGTACTGACAAGGTGCTGAGATCAAATCAGAAGGCATTGTTTTCATGATTTATGCAGaaacaaatattcaaatgaaaataaaacttacaGCTGAAATAGTTCCTACTGGTAGGGTTTGATGATGTGGCTCCAGCTGTACTTCAATCTTCGGCACTGGAGGAAGGATCTGCAAAGTATACTGGTTCAGAATAGACGTAGAAACAACAtaaaaacataagcaaaaaagcaaaacaaaaaaagaatcagGCTCCACACTTTTGTTTATAGAATGACATTATCACTGCATACTatctaaaaaactataataccTCAGTGACACAGAGTCTGGATTTCACATCAAATGGAAAACATGTAACAAGTAAGAGTTCATCATGGCAATTATAATAGCTAGATACAGAACTGTACTCATTAGCAAATAATTAGCACTCCAGCACATCCAAGAAAACAGCACCACAAGTAATGAGTGAGCAGAGACTAGTCCACGGTAATACCTCTACTTCATGTTTGGACTTGAGAGGACCCTTCGGTGCTTCATCATCGTCGTTGTCATCACTCGCAAGCATCAATTCACCCTCTTCAAGGAGGGCCTCAGTGTCACGAACAATGCCATCTTTGTTGGCCGTCTCTTCCTCGTCACTGCTCGAAGACGCTTCGCTTGACTCCTCATCTTCCTTTGCCatcttctcttcctcctcatcgCTGCTCGACGAAGCCTCAGATgacccctcctcctcatcgCTACTCTCAGACTCTTCCTCATCGCTGTCGTCCTCCTTGCCTCCTCTGCCTTTGGTTTCCTCTTTCACCACGGCCAAGGCCATATTATTCATTTCGGCATCAACAGGTACAGTACTCTTCTCGACATCCACCATTACCTCTGAAACATCCTCCCTTACAGCCAAATCACCAATACCGGATACCGGAAGCTGATCCTGCCCAAATTTCGGACCCAACCCTTCTCTCCCCATCTCAGGCTCCATCTTGACATCCAATTCGCCGCACAAAGTGATGCCCAATTGCTTGACCAACGCAGCCCCCTTCTCCTCCAGGATCCCCTCCTTCACACCGACCCCGCAGCTCTCGGACATCAACCCACCCGAGACCTTACCATCACCGCAGAGTCCggaaccaccaccaccacctcgtcgCCAACACCGAGGCCGTTGGCCATCTCCTCCGCCATGACCTGGTCGAAGTCGACGAGCCACTCCTCGACAGGGTCGAAGCCGGTGTCGTTGTCCGAgctcgcgcgcggcggcgaaggcgaagggGGCCTAGGATGCCGCGCCATGGACGGGGGAGGACGGCTGGCTAGGGTTTGGTGGGAGGGGCGCCGCCATGGCTGCTTTATGCCCTAGCTGCGACCGcgagggtttagggttttaggccCCCgctgcggcgccgcgccgagcgAGCGTGTTCatatggctgctgctgctgctgggacCGAGGGAGCGCGAAGGGGATGTGTCAGCGTCCCTGCGAAACCGAGGCTACCCCGGCGAGGAGACctaacggcggcggcgagtgccCGTTCgtgtcgccggcgtcgaggtGGGCAGGAGGCGCGAGCTGGGGGCGGCGCGTGGGGGATCGGGGTACTCGAGCGTGCGGAGGTCTAGGGCTAGCGTAAGGAGATGGGCCAATCTGTGGGCCTTGGATagaaaaggagaggaaaatGGGCCACATTATTGGCCTTGGATAGAGAAGGAGAGAAAATGGGCCAAGGCCGAAGGGCATGTTTGGAAAAATTTCTCCGGTTAcaactttttacaaaaattatttctgCCGCATAGTTTCTGAGAAATTGTAgttatagatttaaaaaataaaactgaagCTGGATTTCAGAgcttttttaaattctcagaagctagcTATCaaacagctgcttctcagaatctaaaacttCCCAAACAGGCTCTAAGTCAAGGTGAAACGActggagaaagaaaaaaattcacaagaacagatgaagagagaaaatCAATGATCATCGTATCATATAACAAACGTAAATGGTGTTAACAGATAAACACAACGTGCCGCAGCTACGCTGCAAGAAGGTAGGTAGGTAGTATAAAACAAGTAAAATCCCCACTCGCGCACGCGTATGTATGTCTATTTCCTTCCACCGATTCATCCCTTCTCCCCTATCAACACACACCGTCcacatctaaaaaaaaatcttgtcaACGAACGAAAAACGACTTAACGATGATTATATATTACAGAACAGCAAAGAAAACAGAGATAATAGCTGTGCGCTTTCGATGGTTCCAAAACCTCACGCTGTTTTCAGCCGCCAAGGGATGTACACTGTGCGATGCTCGATTGGCAAATGCTGTCTCTTCTTCCCACTGATCATATCTGGGCTGTAGTTTTGCTCAAGACGATGTCAGAACGCGGAACTCAGGGCACCGCGTGCCGCCTCACGTTTCATCTCCGCGGCTTTCCCACTTCCACGGAAGTACATGTATACTTGCTGCATGTGACCAAACAATGGATCATGAGATAGGAACATGGTAATTCTCTCTTCAAGGTAAAATGAAAATCTGACTAAGAAACCATTTCACCATCGAAATGTAAGAATATCAAAGCTATGTTGAGTCTTTAATATGGATTTATGTTGACCCAAAAGGCCATGAAATCATTTGGTTTTACATATTAAATGCTAACAAGTCAAGCAATCATGACTAGAATGTGGTAC
Encoded proteins:
- the LOC102715944 gene encoding protein ULTRAPETALA 1-like, which encodes MAVENGAAAALFSEEELRDVSGVRLGDGFVEVTCGCTSARYGDAVGRLRVFASGELEVSCECTPGCTEDKLSPAAFEKHSGRETAGKWQNTVWAVVKGDKVALSKTGLLRHYHSKNKKLRSRSANGSGGNGRHRDEFVRCSGCGKERRFRLRTKEECRLHHDAAARHDWTCKDMDAAAAGRVRCEDEEERASRKASRGCARAAACKGCVRCVCFGCETCRFAGCGCQTCVDFYRNHGTTTTNS
- the LOC102719297 gene encoding LOW QUALITY PROTEIN: H/ACA ribonucleoprotein complex non-core subunit NAF1-like (The sequence of the model RefSeq protein was modified relative to this genomic sequence to represent the inferred CDS: inserted 1 base in 1 codon) → MARHPRPPSPSPPRASSDNDTGFDPVEEWLVDFDQVMAEEMANGLGVGDEVVVVVPDSXGDGKVSGGLMSESCGVGVKEGILEEKGAALVKQLGITLCGELDVKMEPEMGREGLGPKFGQDQLPVSGIGDLAVREDVSEVMVDVEKSTVPVDAEMNNMALAVVKEETKGRGGKEDDSDEEESESSDEEEGSSEASSSSDEEEEKMAKEDEESSEASSSSDEEETANKDGIVRDTEALLEEGELMLASDDNDDDEAPKGPLKSKHEVEILPPVPKIEVQLEPHHQTLPVGTISAIMGERVIVEGSVQHNPLNEGSILWITERRTPLGIVDELFGPVKNPYYLVRYNSAEEVPAEISAGTAVSFVADFADHILNMKELYAKGYDGSGENNEEQSDPDFSDDEKEAEYKRSLRLAKRQTDRQHEGKKTSGDKKRAQPRGAGFRKDVPLRDRDGPTPGRKPQHRFNRPDTPLVDATCTLWSQDRPMSAPTMLPQRPVHPVMPSANQLTNQMGGCFINPSQQFLPQQPNVVWPGGLPPTPHPNMGVEGAAFAANIMQNLLIGASQYQQQLQNQNFGGFLNQMSVPPPQFMSQGGMPSNPMAFGVPPINPPFGPPPQLPMNQGNFGQHMAGTTLQQGPPSGFPSGQGFGHPAPTQGDGEQPPMQFSSGQSNQGPSFRGRRLQQRGGRHSSGGRGGGRHRR